In one Pseudomonas sp. R84 genomic region, the following are encoded:
- the sigX gene encoding RNA polymerase sigma factor SigX, giving the protein MNKAQTLSTRYDPRELSDEELVARSHTELFHVTRAYEELMRRYQRTLFNVCARYLGNDRDADDVCQEVMLKVLYGLKNFEGKSKFKTWLYSITYNECITQYRKERRKRRLMDALSLDPLEEASEEKAPKPEEKGGLDRWLVYVNPIDREILVLRFVAELEFQEIADIMHMGLSATKMRYKRALDKLREKFAGIAET; this is encoded by the coding sequence TTGAATAAAGCCCAAACGCTATCCACGCGCTACGACCCCCGCGAGCTCTCTGATGAGGAGTTGGTCGCGCGCTCGCATACCGAGCTTTTTCACGTAACGCGCGCTTATGAAGAACTGATGCGGCGTTACCAGAGAACATTATTTAACGTTTGTGCGAGATATCTTGGGAACGATCGCGACGCAGACGATGTCTGTCAGGAAGTCATGTTGAAGGTGCTGTATGGCCTGAAGAACTTCGAGGGGAAATCGAAGTTCAAAACGTGGCTCTACAGCATCACGTACAACGAATGTATTACGCAGTATCGGAAGGAACGGCGAAAGCGTCGCTTGATGGACGCATTGAGTCTTGACCCCCTCGAGGAAGCGTCCGAAGAAAAGGCGCCGAAACCCGAGGAGAAGGGCGGGCTTGATCGCTGGCTGGTGTATGTGAACCCGATTGACCGCGAAATTCTGGTGCTTCGATTTGTCGCAGAGCTGGAATTTCAGGAGATCGCAGACATCATGCACATGGGTTTGAGTGCGACAAAAATGCGTTACAAACGTGCTCTAGATAAATTGCGTGAGAAATTTGCAGGCATTGCTGAAACTTAG
- a CDS encoding OmpA family protein, which yields MKLKNTLGLAIGSLIAATSFGALAQGQGAVEIEGFAKKEQFDSARNFKNNGNLFGGSIGYFLTDDVELRLGYDEVHNVRSDDGRNIKGANTALDALYHFNNPGDMLRPYVSAGFSDQSIGQNGSGGRNRSTFANVGGGAKLYFTENFYARAGVEAQYNIDQGDTEWAPSVGIGVNFGGGSKPAAAPVPAPAEVCSDSDNDGVCDNVDKCPDTPANVTVDADGCPAVAEVVRVELDVKFDFDKSVVKTNSYGDIKNLADFMKQYPSTTTTVEGHTDSVGPDAYNQKLSERRANAVKQVLTNQYGVESSRVQSVGYGESRPVADNKTEAGRAVNRRVEAQVEAQAK from the coding sequence ATGAAACTGAAAAACACCTTGGGCTTGGCCATTGGTTCTCTGATTGCCGCCACTTCGTTCGGCGCTCTGGCACAAGGCCAAGGCGCAGTTGAAATCGAAGGCTTCGCAAAGAAAGAACAATTCGACAGCGCTCGTAACTTCAAGAACAACGGCAACCTGTTCGGCGGTTCGATCGGTTACTTCCTGACCGACGACGTTGAACTGCGTCTGGGCTACGACGAAGTGCACAACGTGCGTTCCGACGACGGTCGTAACATCAAGGGCGCTAACACCGCTCTGGACGCTCTGTACCACTTCAACAACCCAGGCGACATGCTGCGTCCATACGTATCGGCTGGTTTCTCCGATCAGAGCATCGGTCAGAACGGTTCTGGCGGTCGTAACCGTTCCACCTTCGCCAACGTTGGCGGCGGTGCCAAGCTGTACTTCACCGAGAACTTCTACGCCCGTGCCGGCGTTGAAGCTCAGTACAACATCGACCAGGGCGACACCGAGTGGGCTCCTAGCGTTGGTATCGGTGTGAACTTCGGTGGTGGCTCCAAGCCTGCTGCTGCTCCAGTTCCAGCACCAGCTGAAGTTTGCTCCGACAGCGACAACGATGGCGTTTGCGACAACGTTGACAAGTGCCCGGACACCCCAGCCAACGTAACTGTTGACGCTGACGGCTGCCCAGCAGTTGCTGAAGTTGTTCGTGTTGAGCTGGACGTTAAGTTCGATTTCGACAAATCTGTTGTTAAAACCAACAGCTACGGCGACATCAAGAACCTGGCGGACTTCATGAAGCAGTACCCATCCACCACCACTACTGTTGAAGGTCACACTGACTCCGTCGGTCCTGACGCTTACAACCAGAAACTGTCCGAGCGTCGTGCAAACGCCGTTAAGCAAGTTCTGACCAACCAGTACGGTGTTGAATCGTCCCGCGTTCAGTCTGTTGGCTACGGCGAATCCCGCCCAGTTGCTGACAACAAAACTGAAGCTGGCCGCGCTGTAAACCGTCGCGTAGAAGCGCAGGTTGAAGCTCAAGCTAAGTAA
- the cobA gene encoding uroporphyrinogen-III C-methyltransferase, producing MNAKVWLVGAGPGDPELLTLKAVRALREADVVLIDDLVNDAVLEHCPGARIIAVGKRGGCRSTPQAFIHRLMLRYARHGKCVVRLKGGDPCIFGRGGEEAQWLRERGVEVELVNGITAGLAGATQCDIPLTLRGVARGVTLVTAHTQDDSQLNWQALAQSGTTLVIYMGVAKLGEIRDQLLAGGMAADTPVAMIENASLPEQRECRSDLTAMNEAAYRFQLKSPAILVIGAVAGYAQEASETRIAAM from the coding sequence ATGAACGCAAAAGTCTGGCTGGTGGGTGCAGGTCCTGGTGATCCCGAATTACTGACCCTCAAAGCGGTGCGCGCCCTGCGCGAGGCCGATGTGGTGCTGATCGATGATCTGGTCAACGACGCAGTGCTCGAGCACTGCCCTGGCGCGCGCATTATTGCGGTGGGTAAGCGCGGTGGTTGCCGTTCCACGCCGCAGGCATTTATCCATCGGTTGATGCTGCGCTATGCCCGTCATGGCAAGTGTGTGGTGCGGCTCAAGGGCGGCGATCCGTGCATCTTCGGCCGTGGCGGTGAAGAGGCGCAATGGCTGCGTGAACGTGGCGTTGAGGTGGAGTTGGTCAATGGCATCACCGCCGGGCTCGCTGGGGCGACGCAGTGCGATATTCCATTGACGTTACGCGGTGTAGCGCGCGGGGTGACGCTGGTGACTGCGCATACTCAGGACGACAGCCAGTTGAACTGGCAGGCACTGGCGCAAAGTGGCACAACGCTGGTGATATACATGGGCGTGGCTAAGCTGGGCGAGATTCGCGATCAGTTGTTGGCGGGCGGAATGGCGGCGGATACCCCGGTGGCGATGATCGAGAATGCATCGTTACCAGAACAACGAGAATGCCGGAGCGATCTCACGGCAATGAACGAAGCAGCCTACAGATTTCAATTGAAGAGCCCTGCGATACTGGTGATCGGCGCCGTGGCCGGTTATGCGCAGGAAGCCAGCGAGACGCGTATTGCCGCAATGTAG
- a CDS encoding nitrate reductase, whose translation MNRQTTASTCCYCGVGCGVLIEHDGERILGVSGDPAHPANFGKLCSKGSTLHLTGDLAARALYPELRLGKGLARSRTDWDTALEHAANVFAETIAEHGPDSVAFYISGQLLTEDYYAFNKLARALVGTNNIDSNSRLCMSSAVVGYKRSLGADAPPCSYEDLELSDCVMIVGSNMAYAHPVLFRRLEEAKSRRPQMKVIVIDPRRTDTCDLADLHLAILPGTDVALFHGILHLLLWEDWIDRDFVKAHTDGLAELKSLVRDYTPQMVSQLCGISVEQLQQCAEWVGTSPSFLSLWCMGLNQSTAGSAKNSALINLHLATGQIGRPGAGPFSLTGQPNAMGGRETGSLSNLLPGHRDAANPEHRSQVAAYWGVDQLPENTGLSAIELFEQVRSGKIKALWIACTNPAQSMPDQNSVRAALEACPFVVLQEAFRTTETAAFADLLLPAASWGEKEGSVTNSERRISHVRKAILPPGEARPDWAITVDFAQRLEKHLRPAEPSLFTFTRPAQLFDEFKGLTRGRDLDMSGISHALIDEIGPQQWPFPVGARQGTPRLYEDGIFPTANGRAQFIADPYRAAKEQRDARFPLTLITGRLRDQWHGMSRTGTAAQLFGHVSEAVLSLHPDELRRHRLQPGDLVNLKSRRGAVIVAVGSDDSVRPGQAFLPMHWGDRFLKGGVNSLTLPAFDPLSKQPELKHSGVRLEPVNLPWQLFALIEGDVQRHFEALRPLCEAFSYVSLSLVGRERPALLIRAASSEAPDAQLLNEIDRCLSLIDGPVLAYDDPRRAIGKRVRIENGRITAIRLAGETLARHWLQGLWLEGRADEQLRRWLLAPMSAPPGSAGAQIAADKTLCNCKNVSLNAVCAGIRQGLDLQGLKNNLGCGTQCGSCVPEIKRLLAADVQPVAVI comes from the coding sequence ATGAACCGCCAGACGACCGCCTCGACCTGCTGTTATTGCGGGGTCGGCTGCGGCGTGCTGATCGAGCATGACGGCGAGCGCATCCTCGGCGTCAGCGGCGATCCGGCGCACCCGGCCAACTTCGGCAAACTGTGCAGCAAAGGCTCGACCCTGCATCTGACCGGCGACCTTGCCGCTCGCGCGCTGTACCCGGAATTGCGCCTGGGCAAAGGCCTGGCGCGCAGCCGCACAGACTGGGACACCGCACTGGAACACGCTGCCAACGTGTTCGCCGAGACCATCGCCGAGCACGGCCCTGACAGCGTGGCGTTCTATATCTCCGGACAGTTGCTGACCGAGGACTACTACGCCTTCAACAAGCTGGCACGGGCACTGGTCGGGACCAACAACATCGACAGCAATTCGCGCCTGTGCATGTCCTCAGCCGTGGTCGGCTACAAGCGCAGCCTCGGCGCCGACGCCCCGCCGTGCAGTTATGAGGATCTGGAGCTCAGCGATTGCGTGATGATCGTCGGCAGTAACATGGCCTACGCCCATCCGGTACTTTTTCGTCGGCTGGAAGAAGCAAAATCTCGCCGCCCGCAGATGAAAGTCATCGTCATTGATCCACGGCGCACCGACACCTGCGACCTTGCCGATTTGCACCTGGCGATTCTGCCCGGTACCGATGTCGCTTTGTTTCATGGGATTTTGCATCTGTTGTTGTGGGAAGACTGGATCGACCGCGATTTCGTCAAAGCGCACACCGATGGCCTCGCCGAACTGAAAAGTCTGGTGCGCGATTACACCCCGCAAATGGTTTCGCAGTTATGCGGCATCAGCGTCGAGCAATTGCAGCAGTGCGCCGAATGGGTGGGCACTTCGCCGAGTTTTCTGTCGCTGTGGTGCATGGGTTTGAACCAGTCCACGGCTGGCAGCGCGAAAAACAGTGCACTGATCAATCTGCACCTGGCCACCGGACAAATCGGTCGTCCGGGTGCAGGACCTTTCTCCCTGACCGGCCAGCCAAATGCCATGGGCGGACGCGAAACCGGCAGCTTGTCGAACCTGTTGCCGGGTCATCGTGACGCGGCCAACCCGGAGCATCGCTCACAAGTGGCGGCTTATTGGGGTGTGGATCAACTGCCGGAAAACACTGGTCTCAGCGCCATCGAACTGTTCGAGCAAGTGCGCAGCGGCAAGATCAAGGCGTTGTGGATTGCCTGCACCAACCCTGCGCAATCGATGCCGGATCAGAACTCAGTGCGCGCGGCGCTGGAAGCTTGCCCGTTTGTGGTTCTGCAAGAAGCCTTTCGCACCACCGAAACCGCAGCGTTTGCCGATCTCCTGCTACCCGCCGCCAGTTGGGGCGAGAAGGAAGGCTCGGTGACCAACTCCGAACGACGCATTTCCCACGTACGCAAGGCCATCCTCCCACCGGGCGAAGCGCGGCCGGACTGGGCGATCACAGTGGATTTCGCACAGCGCCTGGAGAAACATCTGCGTCCCGCTGAGCCGAGCCTGTTTACGTTTACTCGGCCCGCGCAGTTGTTCGATGAGTTCAAAGGGCTGACACGCGGCCGCGATCTGGATATGTCCGGGATCAGTCACGCGCTGATCGACGAGATCGGACCGCAGCAATGGCCCTTCCCTGTCGGAGCGCGGCAAGGAACGCCACGCCTGTACGAGGATGGGATTTTCCCAACCGCCAACGGACGCGCGCAATTCATAGCCGACCCTTATCGCGCCGCCAAAGAACAGCGCGACGCACGTTTTCCACTGACGTTGATCACTGGACGTCTGCGTGATCAATGGCACGGTATGAGCCGCACCGGCACGGCGGCGCAATTGTTCGGGCATGTCAGCGAAGCGGTGTTGAGCTTGCACCCGGACGAACTGCGCAGGCATCGCTTGCAGCCAGGAGATCTGGTCAACCTCAAAAGTCGTCGCGGCGCAGTGATCGTCGCGGTTGGCAGCGATGACAGTGTGCGTCCGGGACAGGCATTTCTACCGATGCACTGGGGCGACCGCTTTCTCAAGGGTGGCGTAAACAGCCTGACCCTGCCGGCCTTCGACCCGTTGTCGAAACAACCGGAACTCAAACACAGCGGCGTGCGCCTGGAGCCGGTCAATCTGCCGTGGCAGCTTTTCGCGCTCATTGAGGGTGATGTTCAACGGCATTTCGAGGCCCTGCGACCGCTCTGTGAGGCATTTTCCTACGTGAGTCTCAGCCTTGTCGGACGTGAACGACCGGCATTGCTGATACGCGCAGCCAGCAGCGAGGCGCCGGATGCGCAGTTGCTCAATGAAATCGACCGATGCCTGTCACTGATCGACGGCCCGGTTCTGGCTTACGACGATCCACGTCGGGCCATTGGCAAGCGCGTACGCATTGAAAACGGCCGAATCACCGCGATTCGCCTGGCCGGCGAAACCCTCGCCCGGCATTGGCTGCAAGGGTTGTGGCTGGAGGGCCGTGCGGACGAACAACTGCGGCGCTGGTTGCTGGCACCGATGAGTGCTCCTCCGGGTAGTGCCGGGGCGCAGATCGCTGCGGATAAAACCCTGTGCAACTGCAAGAACGTCAGCCTCAACGCGGTCTGCGCCGGTATTCGCCAAGGGCTCGATTTGCAAGGCTTGAAAAACAATCTGGGCTGCGGCACGCAATGCGGCTCCTGTGTCCCGGAAATAAAACGCTTGCTGGCTGCCGATGTGCAGCCAGTCGCCGTCATCTGA
- the nirD gene encoding nitrite reductase small subunit NirD: MNWLDICALEEINALGSRIIAGPKGDIAIFRTSDDEVFALDDRCPHKGGPLSQGLIYGKRVACPLHNWQIDLESGEAQAPDIGCAHHHPARVENGRVQLALRDAI, from the coding sequence ATGAACTGGCTGGATATCTGTGCTCTCGAAGAGATCAACGCCCTCGGCTCGCGGATCATTGCCGGGCCGAAAGGTGACATCGCGATTTTTCGTACAAGCGACGATGAGGTTTTCGCCCTCGACGACCGCTGCCCGCACAAGGGTGGGCCGTTGTCGCAAGGCTTGATCTACGGCAAACGTGTGGCCTGCCCGCTGCACAACTGGCAGATCGATCTCGAATCCGGCGAAGCGCAGGCGCCGGACATCGGTTGCGCGCACCATCACCCGGCGCGGGTCGAAAACGGTCGTGTGCAACTGGCCCTGCGGGACGCCATCTGA